The genomic region TCTAGTATTAGTCaatctatctatatctatataaaataataaaacaacaacCATAACATATTTTTACCTGTTGATCCCTACTCCTTGGCGCAACCCAAACCCGCCATTTGCGTGCGCCAAAGCAGCCGTGCTCAAAAACGACACAACCCGCCTCAGTTCTACTACCCATCGACACACCCTCACACACACCAGCCACACGCCCGAGACCAGAAATCAATCAAAAGATTATCCTCCTTGATCCTTTCCTATTTTCACCAATTATTTACTTCTTTATTTAAACCCAAATCAAAACTTTTGTTAACAAGTTTATTATATAACATTTTACCCGAAAGAATGATGTGGAAATAACAAAATTATAAAATGTTTGCAAAAAGATGATACAtaatgtactgcgaaaataaagaCGACCTATAACTTATAATTATTTGTGTAGTATTAGtcaatatactccctccgtccaggTCATTTGCTGTCCTATTccattttagtaaattaactagTTTAGCTCCCGTGCAATATATACACGGTATATATAGAGTTTTTACTTTTTTTAGTGTATTATACTTATAAAATATAAATTAGCTAATCTTTTTCTTTTTACCTTCTCAtcgttatattttgatttgaaaaatcaaagtcTAAATcgtatcaatactatatattaaatccagaaaccaagggacttccatgtaattaaagaaaattatacaaattaattatactatatagttttaaatcactagcaccgtgtgatggacccgattaagggatctcaatgcaaatattatatagtttgggttaaaattaaattatatataagtttgataattttcctaaacatacAATAATTagttaagatggtcaatttccttaaaataaaataattagttaagATGGTAAATTTCCttacaataaaataattaattaagatagaCAATTTctaggagactaaaagaaagaaaatgcctggtaattttcctataatttatagaagactaaaagaatgtcaatttccttaaaataaaataattaattagtataaacatggacacttatggtattaattattatcatcataaaattataaattaaatttaaaatctatgcaattttattaaactttattatagtttattagatatataaagatgttaattatttaacatacaaaaatgtaataagtaggttataaataatgcaagttagattccataatatataatattgcataagtctttcgatttgatttaatgtatatatataatatatttatataaatatataatcctcttaaacttgcatgcctaagtagtaaaagtaatttcgttagTAAAGAAAAGAACCACTCATtggaatagtaaaagtaacaatattatcaacgagattagcgagagtggtagaaacaacaacgggagtagtgaaataatcaatattaatgcggtgatagtgaaagtaacaataattacggcgggagtagtgaaattgtcaaatgcggcagtagtgacaataacaataattacgacgggagtagtgaaagtaaaaatgattacgagcaagtagtgaaatgttattactattgtttcattaataagagtaaaatagtaataccgggagtagtgaatttgtctcaaaatttatttcatcgtaattttaggataggttataaaaaatatattaatgataaatttataagttatgcaactttaagtaattttatttaatgaaagaaaatgtaatggtaagtaaaggtagcccgggcgaagccgggcaccaatactagttaatCATGAAATAGCAGTTCCaagactatacaactggatgtacaatgagcattgtacatccaaggttattttattctttttccaaatacttttacaaaaaaaaaaaaatataacgtAATCCAATTTTGAATTCAATCCTCCTACTTTCTCTGACTGcttccatatttttctaactcCTCTCCATCTTCATCCATCATCCACTTAATGAATCATATTctcctttaaattattataatggaGCAAATCATATGACGTGACTCgtgaggaaaaaaaaaatttatccaAAATTTTTAATACATGAAAATAGTTGAAGCTCGTATTTTTTTTACATTAGCTCATATTTTTATCTTTATAGCtcatattcttatgtgctcgtattttaaagttcttgatccttttaagctcgtattctttttaaattagctcgtattcttatattAATAGCTCATATTCTTATGCGCTAGTATTTTTAAGCCCGTAATCCTTTAAACTCGTatttttttacattagctcgtattattatcttaatagctcgtattctcatGTGCTTGTATTTTTAAGTTCTTGATTCTTTTAAGCTCATAATCTTTTTACATTAActcatattcttatcttaatacgAGTCCAGCCCATCTAAACAGCTAGCCCAAGCTCAACAACTAGCTCTAAGTTCAACGACTCCTTGCTCTCTATTCACGGGAATTATCTTTCCTACCTATAATATGATTTACTAGCCGTTAAGTAAATATCTCCTTCCGTAAATACTGTATAAAGTGATGTATATATAGCTAGTCCAATATCCTTGTAAACACAATCTGACTATCGAATATACATACGTTGCATCTTATAATATGGTATCAAAAGCTAGGTTATTAATTCTATAATACAAAACACAATCATTCTCCTTCTGCCGTTTTTTTTCGTTCTCGAATTTTCAATATGACGAATCCCGAAAACACCGAAATCGTTGATACATCGAAACCACAAAACTACTCTTTCATTCATGTCGAAAATCCAAGCAACAATATTACTCAAGTCATGTTTAATGGACACAATTACGATGAATGGTCCCGTACTTTTCTCCTTGCCTTGCTTGCAAAAGGGAAAAGCGAGTTTCTCGATGGCACCGTGACCAAACCCGCAACCACGGCAGCCAATTACCAATCCTGGCGTTCCACCAATGCATTGGTGACCGCGTGGATTTTCAACTCCCTCGATACATCCATCAGGAAGATGATTTCTCTCCGTCCCGAGGCTAAGCAAGTATGGACTGATATTAAAAATCGCTTTTGCCAAAACAACGACGCTCGTATTTATCGCTTGCAGGCTGATCTCCTTGCCTGTCGTCAAGGACCAACCGAGTCACTTATGGCATATTATGGTCGCCTGACTACCATATGGGATGACATTCTCGACATTGATCCACTTCCCTCATGCTCGTGCAACCCATGTTCTTGTGACTGGGTAACCATTATGGACTCTCGCCGCGAGAAGAAACGAGTCCGTGATTTCCTCATGGGACTCGATGAACGGTATGATAATGCGCGTTCTCAGATTCTCGGTACTAATCCACTCCCTACTCTTGATTTTGTTTACAATCGCTTACTCCAGGAAGAAGGAGTTCGCTCCCTTAACCCCGTCAAAACTGATACACGACTTGACACAATGGCTTTTGCCACTCGTGTTAACCATGGACAGAAAAATTCGGGGGGGGAGTGAAATCATACTGACCGACCCAACCACTCCGAAAATCGACCCTTTTGTATCGCTTGTCAGAGACCCGGTCACATATTTAAAGTCTGTTATCGAGTAACCGACAATTTTCCCGAATGGTGGGGTGACCGACCTCGCGACCGCATCTATCTACCTCCTAATGCGACTGACATGAGTCAAGCAGTCTTCGTTCCCGACGAGGCAGGTCGTGCTCGATGGGCACAATGAAAATCATCCACGACTGCTTCTTCTTCCCGTACACAGAATTTTGATACGGCACCGTCGTTTCCGCGGGCAAATATGGCTACTGGTCACACGTCTAATCCTCCTGGTAATGGAAACTCTTCCTCTCGCCCTTTGGTTAATAATCTTGATAGGATTGATTTAAATAATCTCAGTCCTAAAGAACTTGTGGAAGTCACTCAGTGGTGGAAATCCCGTAAGACCGACACCTCTGAACAATTAAATGGTAAtttttccacttcctcttggATAATTGACACGGGTGCATCCCATCACATGTCGGGATGCCTCGCTAATTTTATCAATTTACGCAATATTACCCCTTTGAGTGTCGACCTACCTAATCGGGACACGGCCATGGCCACTCAAAGCGGCGATATTCGATTATCGTCTCGTCTTATTTTACGAAACGTTTTATTTGCTGCGAATTTAAATTGCAATTTAATATCTGTGTCTAGTCTTTTACTTGACGTATCTCTTACTATACAATTTTCTCATCAACTATGCCTTATTCAGGACCGTTCCTCGAAGATGGTGATTGGTGCGGGTGAGCAAATCGAGGGATTGTACTACTTGAGAGGTGTTCGATCAGACGAAGTGCATCTCTTTACCACCAATGTCATCGATGAGGCTGAATTATGGCACCGTAGGTTGGGACATCCCTCTTCCAACATTTCTCGTTTTTTACCTTTTTCGAATAAAAACAGTAGCTCTTCTTCATTTCATAGTAAGCACTGTGACATCTGTCTCCGTGCTAAACAAACTCGAGAACAATTTTCTTTAAGTACGAACATTGCTAATGGTATTTTTGATTTGATACATTGCGATTTATGGGGGCCCTATTCTGAAAATACCTCATGTGGTTCACAATATTTTTTAACCATTGTCGATGATTTTTCACGATCCACATGGGTATATTTACTTCGTCGAAAAAGTGATACTCGTCAAACCTTATTAAATTATTTTGCTTTAATTAAACGTCAATTTCATAAACAAATTAAAGTTATTCGAAGCGACAATGGCATCGAGTTCACGTGTCTCgaaattttttttaatgaaaacgGTATTATTTTTCAAACCTCTATGGTCgataccccacaacaaaatgcccGAGTAGAACGAAAACATCGTCACATTTTAAACGTTGCTCGAGCACTTCTTTTTCAAGCAAGACTACCTATCCTCTTTTGGGGAGAATGTATTGTCGCTGCAGTCTATCTCATTAATCGGACCCCGAGTTCTATACACAAAGGCAAAACTCCTTAGGAAATTCTTTTTAAAAAACCCCCGCCTACGAGTCACATTCGCACCTTTGGGTGTTTGTGCTATGCCCGTAATATCAACCGCTCTCATGACAAATTTGCACCTCGGGGACGTAAGTGCGTTTTTTTAGGCTACCCTTTTGGTAAGAAGGGATGGAAAGTATACGATATGGACACAGACACCTATTTTTCATCTCGCGACGTAGTATTTATTGAACACGAGTTCCCATATTTTTCTCTAAACATCCACGATGAAAACCCACCAACCCCGACATTTCTGGACGACACTCTTATTCCTATTGAAAAAATCATGCCTTCCCCGACCACCCAAAATACACCCGCTGCCACCCCCGAATCCCACACCGAAACTACCTCTGGACACCACCTcgacacaaaacaaaacccacccgcCAATACCCTAGAACCCCATGTCGAAACTCCCTCCCGGCCCCACCTCGACACCACAAACGACGACCTCACCTCACTCCCAAACGACCACACCCAGACCAGCCATACCGACACCCCTACTGTCCCACCTCCTGAACCCGTCACAATGGGTAAAGGTCACCGCACCAAAATCTCGAGTTCTCGCCTTAAAGGTTTTGTTCGACCACCCCTCAATCCCTCGACTCACGTTCTCACCGTCACATCATCATCTTCAGGTACGAAGTATCCTATCTCTCATTTCATTGATTATTCTAAATTTTCGACTAACCATAAAATTTTTCTAGCGGTCGTGACCGAAAATTACGAGCCAAATTCCATCAAAGAAGCAATGCAGGTACCTCACTGGCAGGAAGCGATGAAGAACGAAATTGCCGCCCTTGAACGAAACAACACATGAACTCTCGAAACGCTCCCGCCTAATAAAAAGGCTATTGCCTCGAAATGGGTCTATAAAATCAAATACAATGCCGACGGGTCTATCGAACGCTATAAAGCCCGCCTCGTGGTTATGGGAAACAGACAAATTGAAGGCGTCGATTTTCAAGAGACATTTGCCCCGACCATCAAAATGGTAACAGTCCGAACTTTGCTCACCATCGCAGCAGCAAAGAAATGGATCATTCATCAAATGGATGTCCATAACGCCTTCCTCCATGGAGATCTCAACGAAGAAGTGTATATGAAACCGGCACCGGGTTTCAACACCTCTACCGATGGAAAAGTTTGCCGCCTCCGAAAATCTCTATATGGTCTCCGTCAAGCCCCCAGATGCTGGTATGCTAAGCTCGCCACTGCTCTCATTTCCTACGGCTTCAAACAATGCCCGTATGATCATTCCTTATTTTCAATATCTACAAGTGACACTGAAGTACACGTTCTCGTTTATGTCGACGATCTTGTGATTTGTGGCAACAAGACAACTATGATCGATCAATTCAAAGCATATCTCAGCAAGTGCTTTCACATGAAGGACCTCGGTCCATTGAAATATTTCCTCGGCCTAGAAATTGCTCGCAACAACACGGGGCTCTTTATATCTCAACGGAAGTACGCCCTCGATATCCTCACCGAAGCCGGATTAATTGGGTCCAAACCGAACAACATACCCATGGAACCGAACCACCATCTAGCCTCCACAAAATCGCCCCCACTCACGGATCCTCAGCCCTATCGCCGACTGGTGGATCGTCTTGTTTACCTCACTATCACCCGACCCGAATTAACATACTCAGTTCACATCCTTGTCCAATTCATGCATGCACCACGAGTGGATCATTGGCAAGCCGCGATTCAAGTCGTGCGATATCTCAAGAGTAGTCTCGGGCAGGGTATTCTACTTCGCTCTGACAACGATCTGCGCTTACATGCTTATTGCGACTCTGATTATGCGACATGCCCAAATAGCCGACGGTCTTTATCAGCCTACATCTTATTCCTTGGCAGCACTCCCGTCTcttggaaaaaaaaaaagcaaaacacTGTCTCACGATCATCATCTGAGGCCGAGTATCGAGCTATGGCACACACGGTGTGCGAAATTAAGTGGATAAAGGGGTTGCTGCAATTCATGGGTGTCACACAAGACAAACCAATCGAGCTCTTATGTGACAATCAATCCGCCCTTCACATCGCTCGAAATCCAGTTTTTCATGAACGAATCAAACACATCGAAGTCGATTGCCATTTCTACGGGACGAGATCATCAAACGTACAATTCAACCAAGCTATGTCCACACGAAAGAACAGTTGGCTGACATCCTCACCAAGGCCCTTGGACGCACCTCATTTGCTGACCTACTCTCCAAGTTGGGCGCTTCAGACTTACACGCAcaacttgggggggggggggggtaatacGAGTCCATCCCATCTAAACAGCTAGCCCAATCTCAACAACTAGCTCTAAGTTCAACGGCTCCTTGCTCTCTATTCAAGGGAATTATCTTTCCTACCTATAATATGATTTACTAGCCGTTAAGTAAATATCTCCTTCCGTAAATACTGTATAAAGTGATGTATATATAGCTAGTCCAATATCCTTGTAAACACAATCTGACTATCGAATATACATACGTTGTATCTTATAAtatatcttaatagctcgtattcttatgtacTTGAATTTTTGAACTTGTATTCTTCTAATAATAGTTCGTATGATTGgtgtagaaatttacctcaaagtatTATTAGATCCATTTTTCCTTCTTGATGATGTAAATTGCTTTCCGTTCACCAAAATATTATTAGATGCGTTTTTCCTCCTTGATTATGATGTCAATTGATTTCTTTTCACCATATTAGATTCAGAATTACGGATCGtttaagagaaatttagagaagaCAAAGAGGGGGTAGGGTTTGTCGACTGGAGAGAAAACAGAATTTGGGAAAAATGGAGAtgggtagaattttttttttgggctTAAATAgtttaatatataatatatgGGCCTGATGTACCCTGCTTCCTGTACAACAGGATGTATGAtaagggcttgcttggattgagggtaataGGAGGGGAATGAATAGGGGAGTAATATGTGAGGTGTATTTCCCATGTTTGGTATGAgggtaattattcacctcctggaattattacccttgtgaaggggtaatacattacccaccctcccccctgggtaatgattaagggagtaaaagatctactcagtaatcattactcttatgccaaacatatcaccaaggaactcattaccccactaattaatttccccagtaattatcgcccaataaaacttacccccttaataattccatggattccaggcaagccctAAATTTGTGATGAAATAGgtatttcaatgaaagttttCCTGTTTCCGAGAGATTAATGgtgttattttataaaattttactgATAATATATTTTTAGCCGCAACTTTTTATCGTAGAAAATGAATGAATTTTTTCATATGAtactttaaacaaaaaaaaaaagaattccttTTTATATCATAAAAAGATTGGAGATAATTTCGTGTAGCATGTAAAATactaaatgaaataaatatataaatctgaAAGATCATGTGTATTATAGTATACCATACTTATAGAATATGCTAAAAAGAACTAaactttattttaggaaatatgtttaggcgggaaaatttagagtttcgcctattcatttagtaaataggggattgttATCCTTTAttttttaggattgcatttgatgaacaatttgaacattcacacccaatttggtccacttgtcatcttataattgcCCCTCCTTTTTCCTTGGTTTTGTgctaaaaccaaaggacaacaattgaccgggactgGGGGAGTATGATTTAAGCTATAGTCCAACGGTGAATCACCATACGTGATTCGAATAGTATAATACGGAGTATACCATAAGTAATACGAGTATAAGATTAGGAAAGCGATATTACGATTAGGTAATAATTTTCTAGTTACGATTTGTATTAGGTAATAAGCGGATTAAGATTAGGAAAGTCTTCCTTACACTATAAATACGGGCTTATGTATTCATATTTATCGTACATCAATAATAATATCGGTTAATAAAAACGAGCAATGTCGGTCATGGTCGTGACTAGTTTAGGTGATTTGGTAATTGACCTCTACACGGACCATTGTCCTTTAACTTGCAAGAACTTCTTAAAGCTCTGCAAGAAAAAATACTACAATGGCTGCTTATTCCACACAGTACAGAATAATTTCATAGCTCAAACCGGTGATCCAACAGGTAGCGAAAGTGGTGGCGATTCTATCTACAAGTTTATATACGGTGACCAAGCGCGGTTTTTCAACGATGAACTTCACGCAAATCTGAACCATTCGAAAACAGGTACTGTATCAATGGCTAGTGCAAGGGACAATCTAAACGCGTCTCAGTTTTACATCACGTTGCGAGATGATCTCGACTATCTTGACAATAAACATACTGTTTTCGGAGAAGTTGTTGAAGGACACGACACGTTAACGAGAATTAACGAAGCTTATGTCGATGATAAGGGACGATCGTTTAAGAATATACGAATAAAGCACACGTATGTTCTCGACGACTCCTTTGATGACCCTTCGCAACTGAAAGAATTAATTCCTGTTGATTCCCCGAAAGGCAAGCCAAAAGAAGAGGTTATCGATGTGAGACTCGAAGATGATTGGGTCCCGATAGAAGAACAAGAACTCGAGGAAGTTGTTCGTACAAAGGAAGCATATTCTAGGGCGGTTGTGCTTGAGACGATTGGTGATCTTCCTGTAGCGGATGTAAAGCCTCCTGACAGTCCTGAGAATGTGTTATTTGTGTGTAAACTTAATCCGGTGACCGTGGATGAGGATTTGGATACGATATTTTCACGGTTTGGGACGGTTATATCGGCTGAGGTTATTCGTGATTATAAGACTGGGGACAGCCTTTGCTATGGTTTTATTGAGTTTGAAGATAAAGATGCCTGTGAACGAGCGTATTTTAAGATGGACAATGCATTTATTGATGATCGAAGAATTCATGTCGATTTCTGTCAGAGTGTTTCTAAACTGTGGAATTAATTTCGGCGTAAAGGACTCCGTTAATGGACTCGAATAATTCATTCTTGTTCATACATCGCTTACTAGACGAGTGTTTTGACAAAGAAATCGTTTTGATTAGTTTTGTAATTTGATTAGTAATTTGTTTTTTCGATTAAGTTGTTTAATTTGATTACTAATTCATTGTTTCGATTAAGTTATTTAATTGATCATACATGGTTCAAAATGTTTACGTACTGGCTTCGCTCTAGCCAGCAGTGGTgtagtgtgacgatccgcacacttcgaaCCCGTAGacttatttatgcttatgtaatttcatttcccatgtacatttgtagtaagtattttcttagtctagcatagttttagaataggtttccataaataggtatatcgctattctacactaaacttgtaaattcaatgtttcctgctaccaggatgtaactatcaaatttccctctttagggagtactagtgaatgaaaatctacttcctaccttgtgccttcgtattgcttgttgttgctttgttgtgaacgactcttagccttcactttactaacaagccgtgtttgtgggatcgacactaggatcccgactcacacccccgagaccgattacgagtgcCTAGTGCCTGACAAACACTAGAGCCTAACGCTCTCGTTGCATCCTGTCGAGTGTTGCCGAGTGTAACACcccagttattgagagtaaggttatcccacatcggggaattgaagaggttgtgatatgtttataagggattccaacccaccacttagtaacaaggtcttgtgcttttgggcttaagtgaggacaagtaatgggcccaaaggtacgtatcccatcttattgggttgtgttacgactgtggtgggtcgggttgttataaatggtatcagagcgaccctgcgaccgtgtggtgagcccgtggtcgggtgtacccgggtcacacacctagcgggggaggattctgggcttggttgCGGTCAAATTGGAGGCACAActaggacgttgtgttctttaagtgggggagattgtaacaccccagttattgagagtaaggttatcccacatcggggaattgaagaggttgtgatatgtttataagggattccaacccaccacttagtaacaaggccttgtgcttttgggcttaagtgaggacaagtaatgggcccaaaggtacgtatcccatcttattgggttgtgttacgactgtggtgggtcgggttgttataccgAGActcgagtatcgtgctagtgagcgATCTTTCACTAGctcgaagatccttgtcgcttgcatcttgccttgagacgggcaagagtgcgcgc from Silene latifolia isolate original U9 population chromosome 3, ASM4854445v1, whole genome shotgun sequence harbors:
- the LOC141646536 gene encoding uncharacterized protein LOC141646536; this translates as MTNPENTEIVDTSKPQNYSFIHVENPSNNITQVMFNGHNYDEWSRTFLLALLAKGKSEFLDGTVTKPATTAANYQSWRSTNALVTAWIFNSLDTSIRKMISLRPEAKQVWTDIKNRFCQNNDARIYRLQADLLACRQGPTESLMAYYGRLTTIWDDILDIDPLPSCSCNPCSCDWVTIMDSRREKKRVRDFLMGLDERYDNARSQILGTNPLPTLDFVYNRLLQEEGVRSLNPVKTDTRLDTMAFATRVNHGQKNSGGE
- the LOC141645835 gene encoding peptidyl-prolyl cis-trans isomerase CYP59-like, which gives rise to MSVMVVTSLGDLVIDLYTDHCPLTCKNFLKLCKKKYYNGCLFHTVQNNFIAQTGDPTGSESGGDSIYKFIYGDQARFFNDELHANLNHSKTGTVSMASARDNLNASQFYITLRDDLDYLDNKHTVFGEVVEGHDTLTRINEAYVDDKGRSFKNIRIKHTYVLDDSFDDPSQLKELIPVDSPKGKPKEEVIDVRLEDDWVPIEEQELEEVVRTKEAYSRAVVLETIGDLPVADVKPPDSPENVLFVCKLNPVTVDEDLDTIFSRFGTVISAEVIRDYKTGDSLCYGFIEFEDKDACERAYFKMDNAFIDDRRIHVDFCQSVSKLWN